The Litoribrevibacter albus genome segment GATTCTTCCTGGTGAATTCTATGTCTCCGGTGCGGGCGAGGTGATTTCTACCGTTCTGGGGTCGTGTGTATCTGCATGTGTCCGAGATCCTGTCTTAAGGATCGGAGGTATGAATCACTTTATGTTGCCTGTGCATGGAGGTCATTCTTCCGTTGAATGGGAAGGTGCGCCGATCAGTAGTGAAACCCGTTACGGTAACTGGGCAATGGAATATCTAATTAATGAGCTTTTGAAAGCAGGTGCAGCGAGAGATCGGCTTGAGATCAAAGTGTTTGGTGGCGGTCAGGTGTTAGCGAATATGACCGACGTTGGCGCCAAAAATATCCATTTCATCGAAACTTATCTGGCAAGTGAAGGGATGAAAATCATGGCGAGGGATCTTGGAGGCGTTCAGCCCCGAAAAGTCATGTATTTCACTGATACGGGCAAAGTGCTTGTCAAGCGTATTACTAGAGTCTCTAACGACACTATCGCCTCTCGTGAGCGTGACTACATGCGCCGAATTGATCATGATATCGGTGATACGAAACAAGGCAGTATTGAGCTTTTTGATTAAATTATCTCTACAGAGTTCTGTGTTTTTAGGTAATGTGTTTTAAAGGCATGTGTTTTTAAAGGCTAGGTGTGAATGCAAAAAATTAGGGTTTTGATCGTTGATGATTCAGCCTCAGTAAGAAGTGTTTTGCAAAAGGTGTTGATGTCAGATCCTGAGATTGAAGTGGTCGGGGCAGCAGAAGACCCTTATGTCGCACGTGAACTGATTAAAAAATTAAACCCGGATGTATTAACGCTGGATATTGAAATGCCCAAAATGGACGGTATCTCGTTTCTGAGAAACTTGATGCGTTTACGTCCAATGCCTGTGGTTATGGTTTCTACTCTGACCGAACAGGGGGCACCTCTGACACTGGAAGCCATTGAAATAGGTGCCGTGGACTACATCGCGAAACCTCAGGTTGCGACAGATCTTATCCAGGGTAGTTACGTCCAGGAAATTTGCTCTAAGGTAAAAACGGCTGCGAATGCAAATGTTCGTCAATACAGTAAGGATGCTGCGCCTAAGAGTAGCCTGAAAGTTCCGGAACATATCAGCAGCCGTCTCGATCTGGCCCGGGTGATTGGCATAGGTGCTTCAACTGGCGGTACTGAGGCTGTTAAGGAAGTATTGGTTCGCATGCCTGAAGTTTGTCCTCCTATCATCATTAGTCAGCACATCCCTGCGGGGTTTAGTAAGTCTTTTGCTGAGCGCGTGGATTCGGTGAGTAAGATTCATGTCAAAGAAGCTGAAGAAGGTGACAAGCTGGAGCCTGGACTCGCTTTAATCGCACCGGGCGATCGTCATTTAGTGCTTAAGCGTCGTGGCGTGAACTATTTTGCCAGTCTGGATGACGGTGAGCGCGTTAATCTTCATAAGCCTTCGGTTGAAGTTATGTTTGATTCGATGAATATGGTGACTAAAGGGAATTGTGTGGCCGCCATGTTGACAGGAATGGGGGCTGACGGTGCCCAGGCGATGCTCAGATTAAAAAAGAATGGCGTTAACACCTTTGCTCAGGATGAGGCCACTTCTGTAGTGTGGGGGATGCCTGGCGCGGCGGTTAAGTTGGGTGCAGTTGATCGGGAAGTCGCATTGCCGAACATGACGCAGGCGATTTTAAAGTCTTGTTTGAAATAAGATTTTCTATTTTTTCATAAAATAATGATTCTCTTAGCTAAAATGGTTGGATAACAAGAATTTTTAGCTATTATGTAGATAATTACCTTTTTAAAGGTAGGAATGGAATCGATAAAAAATTCAGAAATGAGGTTTTCTATGGCTATTGTTTCATCGCTTGATGGCAGTACTGGTGAGCTAACAATTAAAGTAAAAGGGCGTTTTGACTTCAGTGCACATCAGGAATTTCGCGATGCCTACGAAAAGGTAGACAGTGTTCCGGCTTTGTATATGGTTGATATGGCAGAGACAACATACTTAGACAGTTCTGCATTGGGTATGCTGTTGCTACTTCGTGACCATGCTGGTGGCGATGCAGCCAAAATCAAGATTTCTAACTGTAATAATGACGTTAAGAAAATTCTAACGATCTCTAATTTCGAACAGCTATTTGAGATCAGTTAAGCCTCTTTGGTGACCCATTCCGTTTCTTGAATCTCAATGATTGAGGAGTTTAGCCGTTATGGATGATGATTCTGGCTCGCTAAAGATTCTCATTGCAGATGATAATGAAACTGATCGAATGATCTTAAAGGCCATTGTCACTCGCCAGGGACATGAGGTTGTGACTGCGAGTGATGGTTTGGAAGCGGTTGAACGTTTCATCGAAGATCAGCCTGAATTGATTCTATTGGATGCTTTGATGCCGAATATGGACGGTTTCGAAGCAGCCAGAAGAATTAAGGAATTAGCAGGTGAAGACCTGGTTCCGATTATTTTCCTAACCTCTCTTAAAGAAGCTGAATCGCTGGCGAAATGCCTGGAAGCTGGCGGTGATGATTTCCTTTCCAAACCGTACAATCGCATTATTCTTAAAGCCAAGATAAATGCATTTCGCAGAATGCGGAACATGCATTTAACGCTTCAAAAGCAACGTGATCAAATTGCTCAGCACAATGAACATTTGTTGCATGAGCAGGAAACCGCAAAGACCGTATTCGATAATGTAGCCCACTCAGGCTGCTTGGATTCTCCTAACATCAAATACTTACTTTCACCGTTAGCGGTGTTTAATGGGGATGTGTTGCTGGCGGCCAGAAAACCGTCCGGGGGCATGCACGTATTGCTTGGTGACTACACTGGACATGGCTTACCTGCGGCCATTGGAGCAATGCCGATGGCAGAGATCTTTTATGCGCTCACCAGCAAAGGTTTCACCATTGAAGAGATCATTAAGGAAATCAACAGCAAACTGAAAGCCATTCTGCCAACGGGTGTTTTTTGTTGTGCCTGTATGCTTGATGTGGAATTCCGTGAGCGGGAAATGAAAGTTTGGATTGGTGGTTTGCCAAGCTGTGTTTTATACCGAAGTGAAACAGGGGAGTGTGTTGAGCTGGCTTCCAATCATTTGCCTCTCGGTGTGCTTAGTAACGATCAGTTTAAAGTTAAGATGCAGGTGTTTGAAGTTTCTGAAGGCGATCGCGTGTTTATGTGGTCAGATGGTATTCATGAAGCACGTAACGATCAGGATGTAATGTTTGGTGAGGAGCGGCTAATGGCGGTGTTTGATCAATGCAAACACCCTGATCAGCTATTTGACTCGATTCATGATTCTGTTGAAAGTTTTCTTGGAAAAGACAAGCGCGACGATGATATTACTCTGGTCGAGGTTCGAATCCCAAACCAAGTAGAAGTCGAAGCGCTGCCTGAAGAGTTTATCGACATCTCAGATAAAGGCCCGATGGATTGGTTCCTGGATTACCGATTGAATCCGTTGAGTCTGAAATATTTTAATCCGCTTCCTTTTGTTTTGCAGTTAATTACGGAAGTGCCGGGATTACGGCGTTGCAGTGGCCAGGTTTACACTATACTTGCTGAACTCTTTTCGAATGCTCTGGAGCATGGCGTATTAAAGCTGGACTCGGATTTAAAGAAAAATCCTCAAGGCTTTAGTGAGTACTATGAAATGCGCTCTAAACGCCTTGAAAACTTGTCAGAAGGGTATGTGAATTTTGAACTTAATCATATTCCTACAGAAACCGGTGGTCAGTTGACCGTGATTATCCGTGATAGCGGAGAGGGATTTGATTTCAAAGATAAGATGGGCTCCGATGATAAGCAGTATTGTGGTCGGGGAATTCCTTTGATTTCAAGTTTATGCCGTTCTGTGGAGTACCGGGGCAAGGGCAATGAAGTGGAAGTCGTGTTTGAATGGCATTATCAGCAGACGGGCAGTTAACTGAACACGATCGGTCTGTAAGGGTTTTCGACAAACAACGTATGAATTCAGACAATGATAAAGTACTATCTTTTGTTCGGATTATAGAAACACAATCGTAGGTGGTTATTCGACTCGGAAACAAGGTGAATGTCGCTACATGGGCGATGCCCCGGTAATGTTCTTCATGTTTTCGTAAAGCCTCCGTAGTGCGATGTAAAAGGATAAGAATAATGACAGGACTTCAACATCTAGATATTGAAGCATTAGAAGAACTCAGGGATGTTATGGAAGATGAGTTCGATTGCTTGATTGAAACCTTTATTACGGATGCGGACAAAAAATTGGTTGCTCTGAAAGCGGCAATCGAAGCGAATGACCCCTCTGAAATAGGCAAGGTGAGTCATAGTTTTAAAGGTTCATGCAGCAACATCGGTGCTCCCTACCTAAGTGATCTTTGTAAAATTTCTGAAGACAAAGGTCGTAATGAAGATACCACCGATATTGATGTGCTCTATGAGCAAATTAAGGATGAGTATCATCAGGTTAAGAACCTACTTTCTGAGCAACTTAGTCAATAAGTTGCTCCTCATTCCGTATTAAAAATCTTCCTCTTTTCTATTTTGGCAAGCTAATTGCTCCAGTAACGAAAGTTATGATTTATTGGAGCAGGATTTATGGCAACTCCACAACTTGGAATTTTTCTCACTGAAACCCAAAGTGTCTCTCAAAGCCAGACAAGCCGTGGCAATGCGGGATCTCAAGGGGCATCCTTTGAAGAGCAGTTTAGTCAGCTGCTGGGGCAATATGTAGATACTCCGCAAGGAACAGGTTCGCCGCAAGCAGGCAGCGAATTGCCACCGGAAATGAATGCGTTAATGACGTTAAATGGCGCTGAATTGCCAGAAGGTTTTTTAGCAGAGTTACAATCAAAATTAGAGCAACTCTTTGGTGAGTTAGGTGACCTTGAATCATTAACTGAAGAGCAACTTCAGCAGGCGTTTGATGACATTAGTCAGCAAATTCTGGATGTTAGCGGTCAATTTGGTTTGACGTTAAGCCCGGCATCTGTGACCTCATTTATCCAAAACTTGGCTCAAGGCTCGGGTGGAACGGGTGGTGCGGATGTTTTGTTTGCTAATGCTTCCTATAACGGCCAACCGATAAACTCCCAGCTGCTGAATCGTGCGCCAGGTGCAGCCGTCAGCATGGTTAATCTGTCGCAGGGAATAACCGCTGATTCGACCACTTTTTCGTTAGCTCAGAACTCGCCTCTGGAGTCTTTGCAGTTACTAAAACAGTCGGTTGAGTCCCAGAATTTTAGTTCGTCTTCTGTGGTTGATGGCTTGAAGTCTATGTTGTCCAGTACGGCTGCAACCAGCATGTCAGTGTCTTTAGATGATGTTGCGGCAAATCATCAGGCATCCGTCAGTTTGTACTCGCAGCCACAGGCTTCTGCTGTGGAAGATGCAGAAGTAAATCTGCAACGTATTCCGGTTCCACCATCGAATCGACAGTTCTCTCAGGAGTTAAGCGAACGTATCATGGTGATGGCAACTAAGAATATTCAGCATGCGGAGATCCAGCTTACGCCGCCTGAGCTTGGTTCCCTGATGGTGAAGATTAATGTTGAAAGCGATCAGGCGAGTATTGTCTTTACCTCTCCGAATAACAGTGTTCGTGAAGCGTTGGAACAACAAAGCTTCCGACTACGCGAAATGTTGGAACAACAAGGGATGGACTTGGTGGATGTGGATGTGTCCGATCAGCAACAGGACAGTCGTTCAAATACCAACGAACTAGTGGCGGAGATGAATGCAAAAGGCGCTCATAATGATGAGCACGAAGCTGAGACATTCCTGGAAAGTTTGGATCAGCAGAAGGCCGTTACTGCGTCTCTGCGCTTGGTTGATTATTACGCATAACACAACAGCCTTCAGAAGTTAGCTACAATTTGAGTTAGGAGTACATTTTTTTACAGATTTTTCAGTAGATTAACTCAAACCTGGCTGGAATATTTGTTGTAATAAGTGTATCTATGTTTCGCTGGAATGAATTGGGCCCTGTAGGGCAGCGAGAACGTAATCTCAATCAAATGTAGCTATAAGATGGAGCAATTATGGCCGATGAACAAGATATAGATATGTCCGATCCGCAGCAGTCAGGAAAAAAACGGCTGTTTATGGTGATCGGTGTTGTGGCGCTGGTGAGCTTGCTGTCCATTGGTGGTGTTCTTTTCCTTGTATTGGGTGGAGAGGATGAACCAGCTGAGGAGGCGGTACCGGAGCAAGAGGCTAAGCGACCAGCCTTGTATATGGAGATTCAACCGGCCTTTGTTGTGACCTACAAGGTTGGGATGAGACAACGATATCTGCAGGTGTATGTTTCTCTGATGGTTCGTGATCCGGTATTGCTGGAAGCCTTGAAAAACAACAACCCTGCGTTACAAAGTGCGCTGCTCCAGATGTTTGGAGAGCAGGACTTTAATGAACTGAAAACGCCTGAGGGCAAAGATAAATTAAGATCGCTGGCACTGGAAGTAGTGAATAAGGTGGTAGCGGATAACATAGGTGAAGGAAGCGTCGAGAAGGTGTTGTTTACCAATATTGTTATGCAGTGATGGTAAGACACGTTAGTGCTTTAGATAA includes the following:
- a CDS encoding flagellar basal body-associated FliL family protein; protein product: MADEQDIDMSDPQQSGKKRLFMVIGVVALVSLLSIGGVLFLVLGGEDEPAEEAVPEQEAKRPALYMEIQPAFVVTYKVGMRQRYLQVYVSLMVRDPVLLEALKNNNPALQSALLQMFGEQDFNELKTPEGKDKLRSLALEVVNKVVADNIGEGSVEKVLFTNIVMQ
- a CDS encoding flagellar hook-length control protein FliK, encoding MATPQLGIFLTETQSVSQSQTSRGNAGSQGASFEEQFSQLLGQYVDTPQGTGSPQAGSELPPEMNALMTLNGAELPEGFLAELQSKLEQLFGELGDLESLTEEQLQQAFDDISQQILDVSGQFGLTLSPASVTSFIQNLAQGSGGTGGADVLFANASYNGQPINSQLLNRAPGAAVSMVNLSQGITADSTTFSLAQNSPLESLQLLKQSVESQNFSSSSVVDGLKSMLSSTAATSMSVSLDDVAANHQASVSLYSQPQASAVEDAEVNLQRIPVPPSNRQFSQELSERIMVMATKNIQHAEIQLTPPELGSLMVKINVESDQASIVFTSPNNSVREALEQQSFRLREMLEQQGMDLVDVDVSDQQQDSRSNTNELVAEMNAKGAHNDEHEAETFLESLDQQKAVTASLRLVDYYA
- the cheD gene encoding chemoreceptor glutamine deamidase CheD, whose translation is MLCSLKERPELPPVLPGFDHIKRFWDPKHQVYVAKILPGEFYVSGAGEVISTVLGSCVSACVRDPVLRIGGMNHFMLPVHGGHSSVEWEGAPISSETRYGNWAMEYLINELLKAGAARDRLEIKVFGGGQVLANMTDVGAKNIHFIETYLASEGMKIMARDLGGVQPRKVMYFTDTGKVLVKRITRVSNDTIASRERDYMRRIDHDIGDTKQGSIELFD
- a CDS encoding ATP-binding SpoIIE family protein phosphatase is translated as MDDDSGSLKILIADDNETDRMILKAIVTRQGHEVVTASDGLEAVERFIEDQPELILLDALMPNMDGFEAARRIKELAGEDLVPIIFLTSLKEAESLAKCLEAGGDDFLSKPYNRIILKAKINAFRRMRNMHLTLQKQRDQIAQHNEHLLHEQETAKTVFDNVAHSGCLDSPNIKYLLSPLAVFNGDVLLAARKPSGGMHVLLGDYTGHGLPAAIGAMPMAEIFYALTSKGFTIEEIIKEINSKLKAILPTGVFCCACMLDVEFREREMKVWIGGLPSCVLYRSETGECVELASNHLPLGVLSNDQFKVKMQVFEVSEGDRVFMWSDGIHEARNDQDVMFGEERLMAVFDQCKHPDQLFDSIHDSVESFLGKDKRDDDITLVEVRIPNQVEVEALPEEFIDISDKGPMDWFLDYRLNPLSLKYFNPLPFVLQLITEVPGLRRCSGQVYTILAELFSNALEHGVLKLDSDLKKNPQGFSEYYEMRSKRLENLSEGYVNFELNHIPTETGGQLTVIIRDSGEGFDFKDKMGSDDKQYCGRGIPLISSLCRSVEYRGKGNEVEVVFEWHYQQTGS
- a CDS encoding STAS domain-containing protein; the protein is MAIVSSLDGSTGELTIKVKGRFDFSAHQEFRDAYEKVDSVPALYMVDMAETTYLDSSALGMLLLLRDHAGGDAAKIKISNCNNDVKKILTISNFEQLFEIS
- a CDS encoding protein-glutamate methylesterase/protein-glutamine glutaminase, with protein sequence MQKIRVLIVDDSASVRSVLQKVLMSDPEIEVVGAAEDPYVARELIKKLNPDVLTLDIEMPKMDGISFLRNLMRLRPMPVVMVSTLTEQGAPLTLEAIEIGAVDYIAKPQVATDLIQGSYVQEICSKVKTAANANVRQYSKDAAPKSSLKVPEHISSRLDLARVIGIGASTGGTEAVKEVLVRMPEVCPPIIISQHIPAGFSKSFAERVDSVSKIHVKEAEEGDKLEPGLALIAPGDRHLVLKRRGVNYFASLDDGERVNLHKPSVEVMFDSMNMVTKGNCVAAMLTGMGADGAQAMLRLKKNGVNTFAQDEATSVVWGMPGAAVKLGAVDREVALPNMTQAILKSCLK
- a CDS encoding Hpt domain-containing protein — encoded protein: MTGLQHLDIEALEELRDVMEDEFDCLIETFITDADKKLVALKAAIEANDPSEIGKVSHSFKGSCSNIGAPYLSDLCKISEDKGRNEDTTDIDVLYEQIKDEYHQVKNLLSEQLSQ